The Halostagnicola kamekurae sequence GCGTGATCGGAATCGAAACGAGCGCTTCGAACCCGCCCGGGCCGGTTTCCTCGGTCACCGCGTACTCGATCCCCTCCGCCTCGAGCGTCTCGAGGACCAGCTCGCGATCTCCCCGCGGGACGAAAATCTGCAAGAGACGCATGCGGTACGTACGCGAAATAACGGGATAACTGCCGATCACGACGGGCGTGACACTCACGGACGGAAGAATGAGTCTCGAGGCCCGGCCGTCCGCTCGAGCGTAATCGAGTGGCAAGCGACCGTGCGAAGCCAGTTGTCGCTTCGAAACCTTCGGCGAAGCGGGACGACGCACAATCGAGTAATCGTCCGTCGTCGGCTCCGGCCTCGAGGTTTGTGGGGCTGGTTTTCTCGGCTGTGATCGCGAAACAGTCGAGAGAAGCCCTGTCTCTCACTGATTGTTCTACCGGTCAAAGTCTCGCAGAGCCATGCGTTTGACGTACTCTACGAATCCGTCAGTGTCGGTAATCGGATCGGGACGACGGGTATCGGAATCGTGGCGGTGTCTCTCGTCGTGACGTCCCCTTCGATCCCTGTCGTCGTGGTGGTGCCCGTCTCGGTGTTTCTTTCGATCCTTGTCGTGGTGGTGCCTGTCATCGTGTTTCTTCCGAGATTTCTCGTCGTAGCGCTTTCTATCGTGGTGCCGATCTTTGTCGTCGTGGTGTCTTCTCCCGTCTTTTTCCTTTTCGTGGTGCTTTCTCCGGTCTCTGTCGTCGCGTCTCTTGTCGTGGTGTTTCTTTCGGTCCTTGTCGTCGTAGTGGTGCCTGTCGTCGTGTTTTCTCCTCCCGTCGCGCCTTCTCTCGTTGTCGGATTCCCCGTGCTCGTCCGCAGCCGCGACTCCCGTGAGTCCGACCGCTCCCGTTCCGATCACCGCAGCGGTTCGGAGGACGTTCCGACGACTGTCGTACGCCGTGTCGTCTTCGCGTGTCATTGGTGGGAAACACCCACGCGTTGCTATCGCGGACCGAGTTATGAATCGCATACCACGTTACGTCGAGAAAGCACAATACCGAGAAAGATTCTCGAGCGAACACAGGTGAATATGTGATATTACGGGGGTCACAATCCGAGCGAATACTCGGAAACAACGTCGTCGCCAGACTCAGCGGTGATTCTCCGACTTCGAACGTTCGTTTGCACGGTGCAACGATCTACCGAGACGCAAAACCGTTTTCGTGCCCGAAATCTATCGAGTATCCGAATATACAGACATTGTATTTATTCAGGATAATGCGACTTTCTCTCTTTATTTCAAAACTAAAATAGCACCTTTCAATAGAAACTAGAGGAAAAAGACTATATTGGAGTCATATCTTCAATTGTGTGGAGAGCATGTCCCTCACCACTGGCGATAGATCCCACGCTCCTGACGACCCTTCGGACGACTTGCACGAGGAACAAGCGAGCGCGCTCTCGAGCGATACCGTTTTCCACATCCTCCAGACAAGTCGCCGAAGGGAGGCGATCAGATATCTCCTGGCCGCCGACGGCCCCGTCAAAATGCGCGACGTCGCCGAGCACGTCGCCGCGGTCGAACACGAGACGACAGTTGCGAAACTCGATTCCACTCAGCGCCAGCGCGTGTACATTCCGCTGTATCAATCACATCTTCCGACCCTCGACGAGGAGGGTATCATCGACTACAACAAGAGCCGCGGAATCGTCCGCGCGACGGATCGTCTCGAGGTCTTTCGGCCGTACCTCGAGATTCGCGAGAGGGCGCGTCCAGTCACGGAATCGTCGCGACACGACGACACGCGGGGAGCACAACCGACACGTACTGTCCTTCTCTCGACCGTCGCGAACGTTCTCTTCGCCTCCGTTGTCGGCGGTTATGCTGCTATTAGCACCGGGAACAACGCGTTGTTCGCGATCACAGTTCTCGGGGCGATCGCTCTTTTGGGAACGGTTAGCTGGGTGACGGTGACTGGTCGGTCCAAATCGAACGACGCTCCCTCCCCCGACGATTCACGAGCGCTGAACTATTCCGAGGACTGATCGTTTTCCACAGCCTGGAATCAGAAAGGAGATATCGCGCCGTTCGTGGGCACCTTGACAGAGAGGGATGACGACGACCGTCGGACGCCGACAGGAAGTACGCCCATTCAAAACGTCTTTCGACCGTTGTCGGTGATGACACTCTCGAGCAGCGAGACCGGCGTCGCATCGTACGCTGGGTTTACGACGTCGAACCCTTCAGCGGGCTCGAGTAATACCTCACTACCGGACCGAAACTCGTTCTCGAAGACGAACCCGTCAGTGATGAGCTTCGCCGCCGAGCCGAGGACGGTCACGGGGACGTCGAGCTGGTCAGCGGTGGCAGCGATCGGAAACGTTCCGACGCGATTGTACAGCGTTTCGTCGACGATACAATCCATCCCGATGACGACGCGGTCGCAGTCCTCGAGATAGACGCCGTTGGCGCTGTCGGTGATCAGCGTCGGTTCGACGGTCTCGAGTTCCGCGAGTTCCCTGACGGTTTTCCGCCCGATGTACCGCGGGCGCGCTTCGGTCACGTAGACCTCGATCTGCTTGCCCTCGTTCGAGGCGATCTCGAGGGCTTCGAGGACCGTCGAGGAGTAATCGTGTGTCAGCAGGGTGTCGCCGCCCTGAAGCACCTCGGCGGCGTTTTCGGCGGCCCGGCGCTTGGCGGATTCGATTCGAGAGATGACCGCCTGAATCTGCGTCTCCGTGGCCGTCTTGGCCGCTTCGACGGTGTCGGGATCCTCGGCAACGACCTCCCTGTTGACCGCTCGAACCGCGTTCTGCAACGACGCGTGCGAGGGGTTCGCCCGCCGGAGCACTTTGCCGTTCTGCTCTAACGCGCGGAGGTACTCCTCGACGGTCGCGTACTCGCGATCGAGCAGGTCCCTGAGCGCGCGCGTCGCGTTTATCGCCACCACCGAGGAGCTGTGTGTCTGCATCTCCCTGATTTCCTCGGCCGTCTCGTCGATCATACCCGTCACCACAGCCGTGAGCGCAAAAGGTGTTCCGGGAACCCGATGCAGGGAGCGCCACGTCGAGCCGAACGCGTCGCCTCCCCGAGTCGATCGTGGCGCTCGAGCGACGCTGCGAACGGAGTAACACAACCCTTTTTCGATCACGGAGTGGACGTACGGCCATGGACGAAGCCGCCGTTCGCGACCATCTTCGGTCGGTCGAGGACCCCGATCTCGAGGACGACATCGTCTCGCTCGGGCTGATCAACGATCTCACCGTCGAGGGCGACGAGGTGACGATCGACCTCGCGCTGGGTGCGCCGTACTCGCCGTCGGAGACGGCCATCGCCGGCGACGTTCGGACCGCCCTCGAGGCGGAAGGGCTCGAGGTCGATCTCTCCGCGAGCATCCCGGATCGGGACGATCTGACCACCGACGAGCAGGTGCTCCCGAACGTCAAAAACGTCATCGCCGTCGCGTCCGGGAAGGGCGGCGTCGGCAAATCGACGATGGCCGTCAACCTCGCCGCCGGACTCTCCCAGCAGGGCGCTCGGGTCGGGCTCTTCGACGCCGACGTGTACGGGCCGAACGTTCCGCGCATGGTCGATGCCGACGAGCCCCCGATGGCGACCGAAGACGAGACGCTCGTACCGCCCGAGAAGTTCGGCGTCAAGCTGATGAGCATGGCGTTTCTGACCGGCGAGGACGACCCCGTCATCTGGCGCGGACCGATGGTCCACAAGGTCATCACGCAACTCACCGAGGACGTCGAGTGGGGGCACCTCGATTACCTCGTCATCGACCTGCCGCCGGGAACCGGCGACACCCAACTAACGATGCTCCAGACAATGCCGGTGACGGGCGCGGTCATCGTGACGACACCCCAGGACGTGGCGCTCGACGACGCCCGAAAGGGCCTCGAGATGTTCGCGAAGCACGACACCGTCGTGCTGGGGATCGCCGAGAACATGTCGACGTTCGCGTGTCCCGACTGCGGCGGCGAACACGACATCTTCGGCTCGGGCGGCGGCGAGGAGTTCGCGTCCACCCACGACATGCCGTTTCTGGGTTCGGTGCCGCTCGATCCGACCGTCCGCGAGGGCGGAGACGAAGGCGCACCGGTGGTCCTCGACGAGGACGACGACACCGGCGAGGCCTTCCGTGAGATCAGCGAAAACGTCTCGAACAACGTCGGTATCGTCCACCGACGGGCGATACCCAACAGCACCGAGACGCCGCCGCCCGTCGACGAATGACCGATACCGAAGGGGACGAGCCTACCGATTACGACCAGAATCAAAGCGCTCCCCCGGACGAGCCCGCGTTCGAACCGGACCCCGAACGCGTCGAGACGCTGCGAACGATCGCCGACGACATCCGCGGCGACTCGAGCGAGCGCAAGCAACTCGCGAACGTCCTTTACAGAACCAGCGACCTCTACGACGCAGACGAGGAGACGAGCCCCGAAGAGATCGTTCGGAACGTGAAGTTTATCCTCGAAGTCACCGAACGCGGCGGTCTCGAGCGCTAGACTGATTCGGTGCCCGGTGCTGACTCGTCGGCCGTTTCGATCACCCGCCGCCACAGACGCGGCGCTTTTGTTCTCGCGACGCGAGAGACTCGCTGTGGACGCGAACCAGCACTCTCGAGCGAACCCCTTCGGCATGGACGAGACGTGTCGCAACTGCTCGGCGCTCTGTGAAACGCGGACGCAGGTCGTCCACGGCTACGGTGACGTGGGGGCTGACTTCCTGTTCGTCGGTGAGCGGCCGAGTTCGGACGCCGACGAGGTCGGCGTCCCGTTCGTCGCTCCCGGTGTGGACGAGGGCGGCCAGGGATCGACCAGCGGCGGCCTTCGACGGATCCTCGAGCGTCTCGGACTTTGCGACGCGACGTCGCCGCGATCCGAACCCGCACTGGTCGACGTCTACCTGACGAACCTCACGCGCTGTCGCGATCCGGACCGTCGACCGACCGACGAGGAAGTTCGGAACTGCGAGCCGTACCTCGAGGCCGAGATCCGAATGATCAATCCCGAGATCATCGTCCCGGTGGGCGAGCGTGCGCTGGCAGAAATCGCGACCGAGTACACGCGCACGCCGGCCGAAGAAATCGATCTCGAGGAGTCACACGGCGAGCGAATCCGCGGGCGCGGGTTCGAACTCGTGCCGATGATCGCGCCGGCCGACCAGACCGACGCCCAGACCCAGGCGTGGGTCGAGGCCTTCGCCGAGCTGCTGGCGACCGATTATCGACAGACGAAGGGACGACAGGGTCGATAGACACAATTGCTGCGCTCTGAAACCGCTCTAAACTACCAGTACGGATTCGCCAGCCACCGCCTCGAGCGCGACCCGAGCGCGACGAGGCCGCCCACGACGACGGCGACGAGGACGATAGATCCGATCGTCGGCGCGAGCAGGGTTTCGGGGGTCTGAAGCGCGAAGCTGTCGACGAAGCTGACGATTCCGAGAGCGGCGAGCGCGCCGATCACGAGCAGACCGAGGCCCGCGCTCTGTGTTCGATAGTCCATACCGGGAGTACTCGGCTGATCGAGTATAATTCGTCGGGTAATTTGCCAGTACTCCGCGAGTTGCGTGTCACCGCGGCTCGAGAACCCGCGAAGCACTGCCTTCAAGGCTCGTCGGAGCCGACGACTACCCATGATCGTCGTCGTTCCGGTGGACCCGCCTCGAGACGGACTGGTACTCGCGTCGCTGGCCGAACGGACGCCGCTCTCGGAATCCGAAGCGAGGCGACTCTACGAGGCGACGACGGCCGACGTGCTCCAAACTGTCGCGGCGAGCGGCGGCGACCTGCTCGTGAACTACCGGGACGAAGAAACGCTACCGCCAGATTTCGACGGCGGCGACCCGGAAGCCGAAGTCCGGTCGCTCGTCGACGACGCGCTCACGGACGAGAGCGCGAGCAGCGCTCGAGTCGAACGACAGGTCGGCTCCACCCGCTCGGCTCGAGTCGGCAACACGGTGACGCACCTGCTCGATCGCGAAGATGCGGCGAGCGTGGGCGTCCTCGAACCCACCGCGCCGCTGGTCGGCCGAACCGAAATCGACGGCGCGGCGATGTCAATTCGCCGCCACGACGTCGTGCTCGGGCCGTCCTCGAGCGGGCGAACGTACTTCGCCGCGTTTGCAGATTCGATTGACTTCGACGACGCCGACACCGTCCCGGAGCTGGCGACGCTCGCGGCTCGAGCGGCCGACGCCGGATTCGACACCGGCTTCGCGGCGATGTTTCCGACCGTCGCGACCGAACCCGGACTCTGTGCGACCGTTGCGACCCTCGAGGCCCAGCGCGCCGCGGGGAAGGTCCGAGCGCTCGAGACCGCGACGGTCGTCGACGAGTTGGGCCTTAGAGTCGGGGACGACGAACGGCTCGAGCGCCGAGAGACCGACAACGCTTTTTAACCCGATGCGGAAAAGGGGGATGAGGTGGGGTGGCAGAGCGGCCTATTGCGCCTGCCTTGAAAGCAGGTGGCGTCAGCCTCTTGGGTTCAAATCCCAACCCCACCGTCTTTGCGACGAACAATACGTGAGGAGCGAAGCGTGAACGTTGGGATTTGAATCAGAGAGTGCAACGAGCGAAGCGAGTGGAACGACCGTGGTTCAAATCCCAATCCGTCCGTCTTTAGACCGATTTCTCGCTCGTGTAGTTTATCTCAACGCGGTCGGGAATCCTCACGCTTCAGCGCGGGAAGGATGTCAATCCTAACCGTTGAAACGTCCGAAAGACTCCTATTCGAAAGGAACACGGTTCAGGCGAGAAACGATATAGTCAAATTTCTGTTTCCATGTGTGATAGGGTGTCCCAGATATTCAGAACAGCGATTCGACCTTCGTAGTAGGTGTTACGCAGAACAGATGAGATAGAATCTTCTGCGTGTCTGTCATCGAAGAGAATCGCGATTCGATCGAATTCTCTGGATCCCAGTATCATGACCGAGATGGCTGGAAGCGACGCGTCTGTCTTTCGGAGTTCGTCAGGTTCTTCCTGTTCTCGCTCGGCGATTTTTCGGTGTGCGCGATCGAATATTTCTCCGGCGCGTGGCCCGTCGTGAATACGAATTCCCGGTTGGAGTTCGCCCGTCCGTTCGATCCACTCTGCAGTTTGGGCTTTGTCCACCCAGTCGATACTCATGTACGCCTGCTGTTCGTCAAGTTCAGTGATGACTCGCCGTGTCAAGAAGAGTCTCACTTCTTCTCGTTTCACGTATTCGATGAAGGTCTGGTATTTCTCCGTTCGAGTTCCGCCGAGCGTCCGAAGAAAACTCGTGTCCAAGATTAACGCAGAGGGGAACGGCGTGAGATCGTCCCTGCTCATTCGTGCATATACGGCGCTTCGTCGAGGGCCCTATCAGGAAGTGAAACGTCAAATTCAGAAGCCGGGATGGAAGGGTCTCGGTCCTTCAGTAGGTAGACGATCTTCTCGAGCGCCTGCGTGATTGCAATTCCTTCGACGGCAGGGACATCGAGCGCGTCTGCTGCTCCGCGGCGACTCGTGTTTCCACGGAGGTACTCGACAGTTTGCGCGATAGCGGAGCCGAGTTTCGCCTTTCCGTGACGCTCGACGAAGAGTTCGATGTCTTCGTCCAGTTCGATCGCGCCGTACACGGCAATCATGACTGGACCAATAGGTTCTGCACCGTTCCACACACCACCCACCGGCGTTGCTTCCCAGAGGATAGCTCTGTTCCGTTTCTCGTCCAGTTGTTCTGCTGCGCCTAGTTGCTGGAGGGTCTTCGCATAGTTGTGGGCGGCGCTACTGGAGAGGTCTACGCGCTCGACACTCTCTCCGACTGTGGTAGGAGAGTTGAGAAGCATATCAGTGTAGAAGACTGCGAGTTCCGGTCTGTGGAGCAGCTCGTGGATCGTGAAGAACTCTTCTCTCTTCTCCTCGGCCTCGGATGAAGTGTGGGGGGGAGCGTACGCCATTCTAGTCCACAGTACGTGGACTGAGGATTAAAACCCACCGGTGGGGCCAGTTGTAGACGAGAACTCACGCAAAAGTGAAGCACTTGGAAGGGGTCGTGCCAAGCCATGGAAGTTGGCATTCTCACCTCTATCATCGAAATCGACGAATCGTTCGTCGAGGGATCTTCCGAAAAAATCCGTTCCCAAGTTCGCGAGTACGAACGTGGCGACCGCCAAGCGTTCGACCTCGAGATCGCCACACCCGACGGAATCCTCGGCGATGTAATGGACGCGATGGCGGAAATTCCATACGGGGAGACGCGCTCCTATGGCGACCTCGCGTCGGCCCTCGAGACCAGTCCGATCGCCGTCGGGCAGGCCTGCGGGCGAAATCCCGTGCCGATACTCGTCCCCTGTCACCGCGTCGTCGGGAGCGACGGAAGCCTCAACGGCTACTCGGCGGCCGACGGCGTGGCGACGAAACGGCGACTGCTCGAGCACGAGGCTCGAGAACAGAAGACAGTGCAAACACAGTTACAGACGGATTCGTAGCAATCGCGGATCGGCCGCTGAAGAGGTGCTACCGATACGAAAACCAATCAGTTGCGACCGGGAGAAACAGACCGGTCGCTACCGATACGAAAGCTCGAGTTCGCGTGCGCGCTCGAGGAGGTCGGCCTCGTAGTAGTCCTCCGTCTGTGCCGGGCGCGTGCTATCGATCGCGCGCACCTGCTGGACGGTGTTGCGGAACGTTTTGAACGTCGCCTCGTCGACCATCTGGCCGTCGATGGTGACCGCGCCGGTGCCCTCGCGTTTTGCCTCGTTGAACCGCTCGATCTTGTGGACGTCGCGCTCGAGTTCCTCGGGCGTCGGCATGTGGATCGTGTTGGCCTGGATGGTCTGTTTCGGATAGAGCGACCAGGAGCCGTCCAGCCCCAGTTTGGCCTCGTGTTCGACCTGATCCGCGTACGCGTCGGCGTTGTAGTAGGTCAGTCCGGCGCGTTCTTTGAACAGGTCGTCGAACGGGCCGCCGATCGAGAGCAGGTCGCCGGCGCTGGCTTCATTCGAGAGCGCCTCGAGGAGGCCGTCCCATCGGGGCATGCCGTCGCCGAGGTTTCGACCGCCGAGCTCGGCCGCGTAGTCGACGGGGCCGAAGATCAGCGCGGTGAGTCGCGAGTCCGCGCCGAACTTCGAGATTTCCCGCAGGTCCGAGCGAGCGCGGCCGGTCTCGACGATGATCGAGAGCCCGATCGAGCCGTCGGCGTAGCCGTGTTCGGCTTCGGCCTCCGCGACGACTTCCGTGGCTCGTTTCACGTCCTCGAGGCGTCCGACCTTCGGCACGACGACGCCGTCGATCTCGTCACCGATTTCGGCGACCAGCCGGTCGATCTGGTCGCGACCCTTGTCGCAGTACTCCTCGTCCTCGTAGCTCCACTCGACGCGCGGCCATATTTCGCCGGGGAACTCGTACTCGGGGACCAGTTCGATCGTGTTCTCGAGGCCTTCGGCTTTCATGTCCGGCGCGGTCCCGTCTTCCATGTCGGGGACCAGCCAGTCCGGTGCCTGGAAGCCCTCGGACTCGAGGGCCGAGACGAGGTACTTCGCCGAGTCGTCTTTCGGAACGGCGGCCGGTGCGGTCTGGAACGTACGGCAGAGTCGGATGTCGTCTGTCATGTATTTGGTGTGTATGCGTGGGGTTTGGTAGCTATCGATGCGCTCAGTTAGTTCCTGGAGCGTTTCTGAATCTCCGCGGTTCGGGTGCCGGAGTACACCGGTTCGTCGTCCTGATTGAACGCGATATGCTCGAAGCGGACGGTGCCCGCCTCGGGCGAGTCGGCGTCGTCCTCGGCTCCGAGCACGCGCGTGAACGCGTAGACGGTGTCGCCGCTGGCGACGAACGTGTGGAACCGCTCGTCGTCGAACCCGACCTCCCGCCAGGTCCGCTCGTCCGAGCGGGCGTGCCCGAGCGCGGTCGAGCGCGTGACGTCGCCGTAGGTGACGATGCCGCCCGACGGCGAGTCGCCCATCACGTCTGCGTTGTGGTGTTGCTTCGCCGTGTTGAGCGTCGCAAGCGGCAACGACGCGACGGTCACATCGTCCTGCGTGCGGCCGCGTTCGTGGCGATACGCGACCGCGGCGTCGCGACCGTCGGCGTCCTCGAGCGCCGCGGCGAAGTCCTCGAAGTAGCCCCCTTCGGGCGTCACAAACTCGGCGGGGAGCCCGCCGTCGGGGTCATCGTCCGCCGACGTGGCCCCCGCTGAGCCGCCGTCGGTTTCGACCGGCTGGCGGCGCGGGATCATGTTCGTGCGCTCGTACGAGCAGAGCACGTCGCCGGTCGCGGCGTCGAGGCCGCGCGTTCGCCAGGTGACGATCCCGTACTGCGGACGGGAACTCGAGGTGGCCGTCTCGACGACCTCGCTCTCGACGCGGAGTTCGGTGCCGGGATAGACCGGGGCTTCCGGAAACCGAACGTTCGTCCGCCCGAGGAAGTAGCCGCCCTTCTCGCTCAGGTCCTCGACGGTGATCCCGAGCGTCGCGGCGGTGAGGAAGTCGGGGTGGATCGGCGGTTCGTCGAACCCGCGAGCGGTCGCGGCGTCGGTCCGCCAGTAGGCCGGGTCGTGGTTCAGCGTCTGGCTCATCCACGACTCGTTGCCCCACCTCGTCAGCGTGAGGCCGGGATCGTGCTCGAGGAGATCTCCCTCCTCGAAATCCTCGAAGCAGTTGCCCTTCTCCTTCGTGTCGGCGCGCTCGAGCGCCCGGGCGAACGTTTCGGCGTCGGTCCACTCAGTCATTGACGGTCACCTCGTCGACGGGTGCATCGGCGTCGGCATCCGCCCGCGCTGTGCGCTCCCGGCGGGCGATCGTTCGGCGCATCTCGTTCTCGACGATCATGTAGCCCTCGTCGAAGCCCATGCCGGGCTTTGCCAGCACTTGTGCGGCGTTCGTCGCGAGCGCGACGTGCGCGCAGGCTCGAGCGGAGGTCTCGGTCTCGTTGCAGGTCCCCCCGAGGTAGGCCCGCGTCTCGGTGCCCTCGCAGTAGCGGACCGCCTGTCCGCTCCGGTGAATGCCGCCGAGATCGGGCGTCTTGATCTGGACCACGTCCGCCGCTTCGGCGTCGACGAACGCCCGCACGTCCTCGAAGGTGTTACACCACTCGTCGGCGACGATGTCGACGTGGACGCCAGCTTCCGCCAGTCCGTCGCGCAGCTCGGCCATCGCCTCGATCTGCGCGGCTCGATCGCCGACGTCCATCGGGCCCTCGATCTGGATCGGGTACGGGGCCGCCGCGTCCTCGAGCGCCCCGAAGTACTCGACCACCTCGTCGCGGTCGTAGGGCGCGTCGAAAATTTCGCCGATCATGCCGTAGACGTCGATGTGGAACCGGGGATCGT is a genomic window containing:
- a CDS encoding methylated-DNA--[protein]-cysteine S-methyltransferase, whose product is MEVGILTSIIEIDESFVEGSSEKIRSQVREYERGDRQAFDLEIATPDGILGDVMDAMAEIPYGETRSYGDLASALETSPIAVGQACGRNPVPILVPCHRVVGSDGSLNGYSAADGVATKRRLLEHEAREQKTVQTQLQTDS
- the mch gene encoding 2-methylfumaryl-CoA hydratase encodes the protein MTEWTDAETFARALERADTKEKGNCFEDFEEGDLLEHDPGLTLTRWGNESWMSQTLNHDPAYWRTDAATARGFDEPPIHPDFLTAATLGITVEDLSEKGGYFLGRTNVRFPEAPVYPGTELRVESEVVETATSSSRPQYGIVTWRTRGLDAATGDVLCSYERTNMIPRRQPVETDGGSAGATSADDDPDGGLPAEFVTPEGGYFEDFAAALEDADGRDAAVAYRHERGRTQDDVTVASLPLATLNTAKQHHNADVMGDSPSGGIVTYGDVTRSTALGHARSDERTWREVGFDDERFHTFVASGDTVYAFTRVLGAEDDADSPEAGTVRFEHIAFNQDDEPVYSGTRTAEIQKRSRN
- a CDS encoding DUF7437 domain-containing protein; the encoded protein is MAYAPPHTSSEAEEKREEFFTIHELLHRPELAVFYTDMLLNSPTTVGESVERVDLSSSAAHNYAKTLQQLGAAEQLDEKRNRAILWEATPVGGVWNGAEPIGPVMIAVYGAIELDEDIELFVERHGKAKLGSAIAQTVEYLRGNTSRRGAADALDVPAVEGIAITQALEKIVYLLKDRDPSIPASEFDVSLPDRALDEAPYMHE
- the citE gene encoding L-malyl-CoA/beta-methylmalyl-CoA lyase, translating into MTDDIRLCRTFQTAPAAVPKDDSAKYLVSALESEGFQAPDWLVPDMEDGTAPDMKAEGLENTIELVPEYEFPGEIWPRVEWSYEDEEYCDKGRDQIDRLVAEIGDEIDGVVVPKVGRLEDVKRATEVVAEAEAEHGYADGSIGLSIIVETGRARSDLREISKFGADSRLTALIFGPVDYAAELGGRNLGDGMPRWDGLLEALSNEASAGDLLSIGGPFDDLFKERAGLTYYNADAYADQVEHEAKLGLDGSWSLYPKQTIQANTIHMPTPEELERDVHKIERFNEAKREGTGAVTIDGQMVDEATFKTFRNTVQQVRAIDSTRPAQTEDYYEADLLERARELELSYR
- a CDS encoding DUF7344 domain-containing protein → MSLTTGDRSHAPDDPSDDLHEEQASALSSDTVFHILQTSRRREAIRYLLAADGPVKMRDVAEHVAAVEHETTVAKLDSTQRQRVYIPLYQSHLPTLDEEGIIDYNKSRGIVRATDRLEVFRPYLEIRERARPVTESSRHDDTRGAQPTRTVLLSTVANVLFASVVGGYAAISTGNNALFAITVLGAIALLGTVSWVTVTGRSKSNDAPSPDDSRALNYSED
- a CDS encoding uracil-DNA glycosylase: MDANQHSRANPFGMDETCRNCSALCETRTQVVHGYGDVGADFLFVGERPSSDADEVGVPFVAPGVDEGGQGSTSGGLRRILERLGLCDATSPRSEPALVDVYLTNLTRCRDPDRRPTDEEVRNCEPYLEAEIRMINPEIIVPVGERALAEIATEYTRTPAEEIDLEESHGERIRGRGFELVPMIAPADQTDAQTQAWVEAFAELLATDYRQTKGRQGR
- a CDS encoding Mrp/NBP35 family ATP-binding protein; translated protein: MDEAAVRDHLRSVEDPDLEDDIVSLGLINDLTVEGDEVTIDLALGAPYSPSETAIAGDVRTALEAEGLEVDLSASIPDRDDLTTDEQVLPNVKNVIAVASGKGGVGKSTMAVNLAAGLSQQGARVGLFDADVYGPNVPRMVDADEPPMATEDETLVPPEKFGVKLMSMAFLTGEDDPVIWRGPMVHKVITQLTEDVEWGHLDYLVIDLPPGTGDTQLTMLQTMPVTGAVIVTTPQDVALDDARKGLEMFAKHDTVVLGIAENMSTFACPDCGGEHDIFGSGGGEEFASTHDMPFLGSVPLDPTVREGGDEGAPVVLDEDDDTGEAFREISENVSNNVGIVHRRAIPNSTETPPPVDE
- a CDS encoding translation initiation factor eIF-2B, producing MIDETAEEIREMQTHSSSVVAINATRALRDLLDREYATVEEYLRALEQNGKVLRRANPSHASLQNAVRAVNREVVAEDPDTVEAAKTATETQIQAVISRIESAKRRAAENAAEVLQGGDTLLTHDYSSTVLEALEIASNEGKQIEVYVTEARPRYIGRKTVRELAELETVEPTLITDSANGVYLEDCDRVVIGMDCIVDETLYNRVGTFPIAATADQLDVPVTVLGSAAKLITDGFVFENEFRSGSEVLLEPAEGFDVVNPAYDATPVSLLESVITDNGRKTF